In Desulfonatronovibrio magnus, the genomic window CTTCACCCTTCCAATGATCGATATCGATCAGACCGATTCGTGCCGCGTAACGAACAAGATCAAGAGGGCTTTTGGCTTGCAGCTTGTGCATGATATTGGTGCGATGGTTCTCAACTGTTTTCGGGCTGATATACAGCCGGTTCCCGACATCTTTGGTGGAAAGGCCTTCCACCAACAAGCGCAGGATTTCTTGTTCGCGGGTCGTCAGGCTCCTGTAATCGGTGTCAGCAACGTACACTTCCTTGTCTGCGGCTTTCAAAATCTTTGAAACCACTGCACGGGAAACCGAGTTGTCAAGGAAAAACTCGCCTTTTACGATGCATCCCAGTGCTTTCAAAAGCCCGTCACCGGCGGATTCCTTGACCAGGTATCCAATGGCTCCGGCCTGAAACGCCTCGATTATATATCCCATTTTGGAATGCATACTGACAATCAGGATATGCGTCTCGGGCAGGACGCTTTTCAGGGTCCTGGTCAGATCGATGCCGCTTTGATCGGGGAGTGATATGTCAACCAGGGCGATATCCGGCCTGCACTCCGATGCCCGCTGCAGTCCCGTTTGCGCGTCGCTCGCCTCTCCCGCCACCTCGAATTCCGGGCTGCGTCCAATGATTGCCTTGATGCCTTCCCTGAAAAGAGGATGATCATCGACAATCAACACTTTTGTTTTCTTAACCATTTTTCCTCCCTAAACACGGCACCTCGATATGGATTTCAGTGCCTCTTCCCGGTTGTGACTGAATTCTCATTTTGCCCCCGAGCAGACTGGCCCTTTCCTGCATGCTGCGAAGGCCCATGCGTTTCTCCCTGATCGAGGCTGAAAGCCGTTTCTCCGGATCAAACCCAATACCGTCATCTTCTATCCTTAAGATAATCGACGGATGGGAGGCCACCATTTTTACCGCAATCCGCTTGGCACGGGCGTGTTTATGGATATTGTTCATGCCTTCCTGGATCAGACGATACAGGTTGATTTCCGTATCAAAATCAAGAAGCAATTCTTGAATCCCCATAAAGCTCATATCCACATCCAGCCCTGTTTTCTCTCTGAAATCATTGCCGAATTGAATAATGGTCTGCATGAATCCGAAATGATCCAAGCCCGGGGGCCGCAATTCATAGGCAAGATCCCGGATATCCGAGACGGTCTCTTGCAGTAAAGAAGAAATCTCCGCGATCTTTTTTCGAGTCTTCGGAAGGTGATCCGGGTTCACATTGCCGAGGCTGTCAAAATCCATTTTCAATGACGCAAGGTTCTGTCCCACCCGGTCGTGGAGTTCACGGGCAATCATCTGGCGCTCGCTTTCCTGTGCCCTGATGAGCTGCTGGGAAAGAGCGTGAATGCTCCGTTCAGCATCCTTTCCCTCCGTGATGTCCTGGACCTGGGCCATATATCCGACCACGGACTCGCCCATACTCATCCCCAATGGGGTGATCAGCACATCCAGATACAAAGTCCCTGTTCTTGATGGATCAAACATGGCTGGGTCCGCGGTTTTCGCATAATCAAGAGCCAGTTCTTCTCGAATCGCGTTGCCTGCCAGCAGTCTTTTTTTAGTCTCGCTGCTCAGCAGAGGGTCGTCAAAGAGCGATTTTCCCATGATTCGAGTTGTATCAGATATCCCGTAAAGTTCAATATAGGATTTGTTCATGCCGTACAAAAGGCCTTGAGCATCATAAACCGCAATACCGATGGGCGACTCCAGAAAAATATTCTTGAGCTGTTCGTCGATCTCCTTCAATACCTGCTCGGATTGTATCTGAGCTGTAATATCCTCAAGAAAGCTCAGGAAGGCCGGCCGGCCCTTCCACTCGATCCGCACCCTCTTGTTCCGAAGCCATCTTGTTTGCCCATCCTTGTCAACCACCCTCAGATTATATGGCTTTGGCTGCATCCGGTCCTGCATTGCCTGCGTATGATATTTCATGACCATTTCTGCATCGTCCGGATGGACAAGATCAACCATGGTCAAGCCGGCCGACTCTTTTTTGGAATATCCTGAAATATCCTCGAATTTAGCATTTGAAAATTCAATTCTGCCGTCCTGAGTAACGACAATACCTTCATTCGCGTTTTCCACAACAATCCGGTATTTTTCTTCAGAATCCTGCAATTTCAGCTCGATCTGTCGGCGCTGAACAATTTCCTCCTTGAGCTCCAGGTTTGCTTCTGTCAATTCACTCGTGCGGGCCTCGACCTGTCGCTCCAACTTCTCGTGAGACACCTTGAGATTCTCCTCAAGACGAATTCGTGCGGTAATGTCAATGACCGCGATGTAAAGCTGGTTGCTGCTATGTTTGCCGTCATCCACGGACACGGTTTGCAGTTGGGCATGGAATTGTGCACCGTTCCTGTTCACAAGCACAAGTTCGCAAACCTGCCTGTCTTCGGACGCAAGCACTCTTTTTCGATGGAAATAGAACGTATCCTGAGAGCTAGGCGCGATGAAACGGGAAAACCGTTGCCGGATCAAACGCGCCCTTTCAAGGCCCAAGAGTTCCGCGCCGGCAAGGTTGACCTCCTTAATCAGGCCTTTCTTGTCCAGGGTGAAGTACCCGATGGGGGCAAAATCGTAGAGTTCAAGGTATCTGTCCCGTGACTGTGCAAGTTCGGCCTGGGCCTGACGCAATTCCTCATTCTGCATCTCCAGTTCAACCTGGTGTACCCGCAGTTCATGAATGAGCTTTTGAGTATCAACATCTGAAAATTCCGGCTGCCCGGCAAAATCTTTGCTTAGCGATTCTTCCGCCCTGCGGCGGAGTTTCTTGTCAGCCTCTTCTCTTTGCAGGTTTTTCTTGGTCATGATTTCATGTCCCTTTTCAAAATTAAAAATCCGGTGAATAAGTATTCTTTGGGGTCGGACCTAACCATCATACTTAAATATCAGGATAAATATCCCAAAACAGCCTATTTTCGGAGCTTAGAAGCCCCCCAATGAAACCCTGCTTTGCAGGAACGCTTTGCGTTGTTTCATAAGGTAAACATTTTACCCTCAAAAACATCATTGTAAGCCGATACAGGTTCTTTCAGTGCGTACATCCCTGACTTGCCTACTTCATGGACCCTGCGGCCGCAAGCTCTGCTGCCAAGCATTTCCTTGACCTTTTCGACAAAATCTTTGCAGCCCACTGCAACACCTTCAGTCCAGTCGATTGGCTTCAAATAACCATTTAATCCATGTGCTACGGTCCTTGGCGAACTTAACAGGCTGTTGAAAATCCTCCAATTGCTGCGTCGCTACAAAAAGTTCAAATTCTTCCGTATGTCTAAATACGCTGCGACCTTGAACTATTTTTGCTCCTTGCACTTGGAATTTTTGAACAGCCTGCCTGATAAGGACTTTTTCAACACGCTGTTAAGCAAAAATTCCTTTTTATGGCATCTATGGGTAATATGCCATACATGATCAGGCAAAAAATATCTGTTGGCTCTGGGCATATTTGCTTACAACTGGTTTTTGAGTATCGAAATGGGCGTTCTAAGGCCAATTTTAAACTATATAGAGGATATTTATACAATCAACTCAATAGCTTGATTAGGTCCGACCCCAAATCTTCCTGGGTGGCAAAATAATTGAGCTGAAATACCTTATCAGTTATCTCTGGTCATAATCCTGGGATTGCACGGACTTTGAGCTGCAGGACTTGGTATCTTGAGCTTCTTTGATCAATTGATCTATTAACAGCAAGCCGGAAATTTCGTCTTCAACTGGTATCCTGCATCCATTTCCCACGACATACCACTGAATGCCAATGTGTATCAGTTTGTAGTCAAAATTTTGTGCCATAAGTAGTTGTCTCTCCCTTCAGCTTGCTCGAAACAGATCTTCAAACATTCCCTCTCCAAAAGAGTTCATATGCCGTGGATAATTGCCAGCTATGTTTACAGTTATGTGGGGCTTTATCCATCATTACAAAACACAATCAATAATACTCCCTGATATACCCGTAAGCCTTATCAAAAAGTTCCTGGTCCTGGTGCAGACGGTATTTGAACAGGGTTTTGCGCAGGGCAAGCTTGACCTCGCGCTCGCCTGCATGGGTGCTTTGCCAGCCATCAAAACGCACGTATTTGACAATCTCGTCAATATCACCCACCACCCGTTCAACAATGATGGGGGTTTCTGAATTTTTGGCTTCTTCAAAAAGCTCTGTCAAAGCAGCCTTGCCCTGCTCTTCTCTTGCTACAGGAGGCTGGGTTCGTTCGGCATTGACCACATCTCTGGCCAGATTCAGCAGTTCTTTGAGAAATTCCACACTGGTCAAAAGACCCTTTTCATGTTTTTCCTTGAGATCTTCCAGCCGTTCACCCAGAGCCCGGAATTTGGGATTATTCAGCCGTTTCCGCAGCCAGCGCGACACTTTGATTTCAATCTCTTTGGCTTTCTTCTTGGGGTCAGGCGTGCCAAGGACAGCTTCCAGCAGGTCAGCGTCCAGAACAAGGGTCTCAAGATCATCTCGTACCGCGTCCACATGGACATGCTGATGGATCAGTTCAATGGTCTTGGCTCCAAGGGCGTGCCAGAGCAGTTTTCCACTGCCTGATGAAGGCCGGACAGAATCATAAACCTGAGACAGCCAGCGGTAGTCTGTCTCAAAAGGACTTAGCACCGGGTCCGGAGAAATTGCTTCCCAGAGCCTGCTGAGATAACTGTAGTCAGCTGCAAAACTGTCCCGAACTTCATTGTTGGGCAGGCAGTCCTGAGCAGCCATAAGGCCTTCATAGCCAGTAACTGTTTTGTCCACTCCTGGAAAATAGGTTAGGCATTTCTGCACGGCCTGGGGCAGTTTGGCCTTGAGCTCATTAATATTGGCCACCACCCGGGTAATGCCCTCTTCATCAAACTGGATGGCCTGGGCAACATCATCAAACACCCCGAGATAATCCACAACAAGCCCGTGAGTTTTGGCAGCACCGTATGGGCGGTTGGTCCGGCATATGGCCTGAAGCAAAGTATGATCGCGCAGAGGCTTGTCCAGATACATGGTCTGCAAAATGGGAGCATCAAATCCGGTAAGAAGCTTTGAAGTAACAATGAGTATCTTCAGGGGATCTGCAGGGTCTCGAAACCGGTCCAAAAGCTTTTCTTCAGCATCCCGGTCCAGCTTGTAATCAGCATATTTATCCTCGCCGCTGTTAACGGTCATGACCACAGCAGACATTTCTGCAGGCAGGTATTCATCCAAGGCATTTTTGTAGAGCACGCAGCTTTCCCGGTCAAAAGCAACCACTTGAGCCCCAAACCCGCTGGGAGCAACCTTTTCCTGAAAATGTTTTGCAATATCCTGACATATTGTCTGGATACGCTCAGGTGATTTGACCAGCACAGCCATTCTGGCTGCTGTTTTGGCCAGCTGATCCCGATCCAGATCGCTCAGGCTGCCGGTCATATCCTTAAAGGCTTCATCAATGGCCTGTTTATCAATATGCAGTTCAAGCAGTCGCGGCTCAAAGTGCAGAGGCTTGGTTGCTCCGTCCCGGATGGAATCTTCAAAACCGTACCTGCTCATGTAGCCTTGCTGATCTTCATCAGCCCCAAAAGCATAAAAGGTGTTACGGTCCGCACGGTTGATTGGCGTGCCTGTCATACCGAACAAAAAAGCATTAGGCAGGGCTTCACGCATTTTACGCCCCAGGTCTCCCTCCTGGGTCCGATGGGCTTCATCCACCATGGCAATGAGATTGCCGCGGTCATTGAGTATCCCATCTGCCTCGCCAAACTTGAATATGGTGGTAATGATGATTTTGCGAACGTCCTGAGCCAGAAGGCGCTGCAAGTCATCTCTGCTTTCAGCCTTGACCAGGTTGGGTGTGTCTGCTGCATAAAAAGTACTGGAAATCTGAGCATCAA contains:
- a CDS encoding response regulator; this encodes MVKKTKVLIVDDHPLFREGIKAIIGRSPEFEVAGEASDAQTGLQRASECRPDIALVDISLPDQSGIDLTRTLKSVLPETHILIVSMHSKMGYIIEAFQAGAIGYLVKESAGDGLLKALGCIVKGEFFLDNSVSRAVVSKILKAADKEVYVADTDYRSLTTREQEILRLLVEGLSTKDVGNRLYISPKTVENHRTNIMHKLQAKSPLDLVRYAARIGLIDIDHWKGEDP
- a CDS encoding type I restriction endonuclease subunit R; the encoded protein is MTFTESNTVEAFIRDRLIGFTPGTSAKTAVAPKETYGTGWKYALPGDVPRQTQEVLAEPWVREALIRLNPEIAARPELADDVLYKLRAIIMSVRSDGLVRANEEFAFWLTGGRSMPFGPDGEHVTIRLMDFSNLSSNSYVVTTQYTFRAGAAEKRADLVLFINGIPLVIIEAKTPVRSSQSWLDGAIQIHDDYERNVPELFVPNLFSVATDGKEFRYGSIGLPVELWGPWRIETDIVSPDMREVARGVDSMLRPHVLLDLLANFTCFATDKKKRRIKIVTRYQQYDGANKIVERVVAGNPKKGLIWHFQGSGKSLLMLFAARKLRLHPALKNPTVIIVVDRIDLDAQISSTFYAADTPNLVKAESRDDLQRLLAQDVRKIIITTIFKFGEADGILNDRGNLIAMVDEAHRTQEGDLGRKMREALPNAFLFGMTGTPINRADRNTFYAFGADEDQQGYMSRYGFEDSIRDGATKPLHFEPRLLELHIDKQAIDEAFKDMTGSLSDLDRDQLAKTAARMAVLVKSPERIQTICQDIAKHFQEKVAPSGFGAQVVAFDRESCVLYKNALDEYLPAEMSAVVMTVNSGEDKYADYKLDRDAEEKLLDRFRDPADPLKILIVTSKLLTGFDAPILQTMYLDKPLRDHTLLQAICRTNRPYGAAKTHGLVVDYLGVFDDVAQAIQFDEEGITRVVANINELKAKLPQAVQKCLTYFPGVDKTVTGYEGLMAAQDCLPNNEVRDSFAADYSYLSRLWEAISPDPVLSPFETDYRWLSQVYDSVRPSSGSGKLLWHALGAKTIELIHQHVHVDAVRDDLETLVLDADLLEAVLGTPDPKKKAKEIEIKVSRWLRKRLNNPKFRALGERLEDLKEKHEKGLLTSVEFLKELLNLARDVVNAERTQPPVAREEQGKAALTELFEEAKNSETPIIVERVVGDIDEIVKYVRFDGWQSTHAGEREVKLALRKTLFKYRLHQDQELFDKAYGYIREYY
- a CDS encoding PAS domain-containing sensor histidine kinase; the encoded protein is MTKKNLQREEADKKLRRRAEESLSKDFAGQPEFSDVDTQKLIHELRVHQVELEMQNEELRQAQAELAQSRDRYLELYDFAPIGYFTLDKKGLIKEVNLAGAELLGLERARLIRQRFSRFIAPSSQDTFYFHRKRVLASEDRQVCELVLVNRNGAQFHAQLQTVSVDDGKHSSNQLYIAVIDITARIRLEENLKVSHEKLERQVEARTSELTEANLELKEEIVQRRQIELKLQDSEEKYRIVVENANEGIVVTQDGRIEFSNAKFEDISGYSKKESAGLTMVDLVHPDDAEMVMKYHTQAMQDRMQPKPYNLRVVDKDGQTRWLRNKRVRIEWKGRPAFLSFLEDITAQIQSEQVLKEIDEQLKNIFLESPIGIAVYDAQGLLYGMNKSYIELYGISDTTRIMGKSLFDDPLLSSETKKRLLAGNAIREELALDYAKTADPAMFDPSRTGTLYLDVLITPLGMSMGESVVGYMAQVQDITEGKDAERSIHALSQQLIRAQESERQMIARELHDRVGQNLASLKMDFDSLGNVNPDHLPKTRKKIAEISSLLQETVSDIRDLAYELRPPGLDHFGFMQTIIQFGNDFREKTGLDVDMSFMGIQELLLDFDTEINLYRLIQEGMNNIHKHARAKRIAVKMVASHPSIILRIEDDGIGFDPEKRLSASIREKRMGLRSMQERASLLGGKMRIQSQPGRGTEIHIEVPCLGRKNG